From Triticum aestivum cultivar Chinese Spring chromosome 7B, IWGSC CS RefSeq v2.1, whole genome shotgun sequence:
ACCAACCAACAAAATAAACAATACAAACGTAGTAACTCCATCAACATACATATATATGCACAAATAATTCTAATGCTTCTTGAAGATCCTGACGTCCTTCCAGCGAGACTCCATGCAGCTGGAGTCGTGGTTCTGTGCGTACACACCAAACTTGAAGTAGTGCGAGTCCCCGCCGCGGCCCTGGACGTGCAGCTTCTGCTCGCCGTCGATGTACACGGTGAGCGTCGACGCCTCCACATCGTGGACCACGTTCAGTCGGAACCATCTGTCATAGATGGAGTCCTCCACGAGCTGCCGGTCGTAGTACCGCAGCGCGCCATCGTAGACATGCAGCATGAGCGTGGTGGCCGTCTCGCCGGCGCCGAACACCTGCATGATAGACACCCCCGTGGTGCCGGAGGGGACGTAACCATAGCCCTCGAACTGCCACACGCCGGAGCTGTAGTCGTAGCCCTGCAAGTAGAAGAAGATCAGTAAGATCAGTAGACCTTAATTACACCCAAACGAAGTACAACTAATGATGTGGTAAACTTACTGCCATCCTGATCTCAGTTCTTGGGCTGGTATGGCTCTGGCGGGCATGGGGCTTGTCGGAGGCGAGCACCCAGAGCTTCCGCACGGTGCCGTCGAAGCTGTAGCGTGCGCCACTCGCCTCGTAGTAGGGGCACTGCAGCACAAAGTTGCTCTCGTCGAGCCTCACCGACGTGAACCCATAGGTCGGGTCGGCGGCTTTCGGTGCCCGTGCGCCCCTGGCCGCAGCGCATGACCAGGACGCCAAGAAGACAAGCAGAGAGACACTGATCCAAGAGAGAGCGCGAGGAGCCATCTGTACTTTATACTCTACGTGTGTGGCTTCTGCTTGGCCTTGGATTGTCTCTCGATCGTGATGATGAGATGGGTGGGAGTAATCAAgttccctctggtttatataggctcTGGGGATTCATCAGTATATACTGATTTTGGCTGTGTgtatcctagttatgcagaggccgggtgatacTCTTAATGCTTTGTATCactttgatgctacattttgaaataataaaagcgccctttatcgaaaaaaatcaGTATATACCTTATGCTCGAGATTGGAGAATTGGCAGCTTAATTAAACAGTGCTCTTGCTTTTACACGCAGAGGATATGTTGGATAGATGCAACTTTGAGTTGTTCAACGTGATTAGTGTAACTATGTTTCTTTTTACTAGTGCATACGAGGTGACATTGGCTGACTAGGTAGGATGAACAGGCGGCAATTAAACATTGACGGCACGCTGGTATTTTCGTGTTACCGACGGTAATTCAGAAGCGGGAAGCGATGTATTGATGATCCCTCCTACGCGGTGATAAATCTGTTGCGTGTCCTGGCGAACACGGCAGTTCAATTTGGGACGACGGCAAGGAGTTAAACAATGGAGAAATTATTAGCGAGGGTATGCTTGAATTTTTACTTTTACCAGGTATTTGGAACTCACCTTTTTTGCGGGGATATTTGTAACTCACTAGCACGCTGGACAAGCTACCGTTAGGGCAAATACATAcgcgcccacacacacacccacctcCTCCATTTCTAACTTTTTTCCTGAATCCAATGTATATAGATACGTTCCGGTGGAGAAAATAGATTTTTTTAGATAAAAGGCGATAGcctgactttataaataaagccaccagacAGAGTCACAACCAACCACAAAACCACAGAAGTTTAACATAGCCGAATAAGAACTGCAGTTACAAGCCATCCAGCCTAAATGGCACGCAGGCCTCCAAACCAACAGCCAAACCACTAAGGAAGATTCCGCCTAGAATGCCGCAGCAGGGTAGATGCCGTAGATTTCATTCTGGATAGCATATCGTCGAAAGCCTCTAGATCCCCATCCTTAATCAATGATCTCCAATGCTGCAAAAAGATAATGGCTTTAAATAAGCAATTGACTGGGTTAGTTGGGAAAATGTGTTCAATAGTGAACTTGTTCCTAGTAGTCTAGAGCACCCAACAAATCGCAGCCCAGCCCACCATGAAAACTCTCTTAGAATGGCCTACTAGGGAATTGATGCACTGCCTCAAATCACCAAAGGAGGAGGGGTTCCAATTAACCCCAAGCCAAAGTCTAATGCAACTCCACATGAATTTAGCCAAAGAGCACTGGAAAAAGATATGCTCAGTATTCTCAAGGGCACCGCAAAGCTGACAGGAGTCCGAGCCCGGACCATTCCTCTTCTTAATCTGGTCAGCCGCTGGAAGTTTGCGACGGTGAGCTTGCCAAAGGAAGATCTTGATCTTGGGAGGGATGCGGGCAGACCAAATGTACTTAAACTTTTCCGTGCGGGTACCAGCGATAAGTTTCAAATACGCCGACTTTACCGAAAAACACCCCGAAGAGGAGTGAGGCCAAACCACGGAGTCCTCTTCCTCCGAGAGCAGGGGGAAGCAGGCAATAAGTCGATGCCATTCTTCCAACTCTACTGGGGAAAGAGAGCACCGGAAATCAAGAACCCAGCCCTGAGCCGAGAGCTCAAAGATAGAGATCTCGGGGTCAGCACAAAACGAGAACAGAGTCGGGTGGGCCACCGCCAGCGTGGTGTCCCCAACCCACCAGTCTAACCAAAAACGCGTGGACTTACCGTTACGGACAACGAACTTCACAAGGGACTGGAAAGCCAGCCTGATGCTAACCAGCTGGCGCCAGAATTGAGAACCACCACAGGCAGTAACGAACATAGGGCTGGAAGAAGGAAAATATTTCGCTTTTAGGATATTAAGCCAAGCGGGACGGTCGTCGAGGaacataatcttccaccaccattttagCAACAAGCATTTATTCATGATTCTGGTGTTAATGATGCCAAGACCCCCATGCTCTTGGGTCTCCAAATGAGATCCCACTTTACCATCCTATATTTGCGTTTATTATCGGAGGAATTCCAAAAGAAAGCACCCCTGTGCTTATCGAAGCCCGAATGCGTCCCTTCGGACAGCAGATAGAATCCCGTAAGGAACATCGGGAGCGAGGAAAGGCAGGAATTGGTGAGGGCAACCTTGCCCGCCTGGGAATTGTACCGGCCTCGCCACAACAGAACTCTATTTCCAACTTTAGTCACAACCGGGGCAAAATCTTTAGCCAACAACTTAATAGGGGAAATAAGAAGGCCCAAATATTTAAGAGGGAAAGACCCGAGAGAGCAATTCAGAAGGTGTGCCACCCGCTGCGCCTCCTCATCAGATACCCCAGTCACAATAGCCTCGCTCTTAGAGAAGTTGATTTTAAGGCCCGACAAAGCTTCAAAGCATAGAAGAATAAATTTCAGATTTGTGATGGAATGATCATTAAGCTCCACCAAAATGATGGTGTCGTCCGCACGGCgaacggggcggccgccccgggccgccGAAAGTCTGGGGCCCCCTCCCAGGTATACGTACGTTAATACGTACAGGTCTTCGAGGGGGCAAATCAATCAGCGCCTGGctcttttgttttttattttgatCAAATCTCGGCGCCTCGCTCAGCTTCTGCGTGCTAGCTAGCATAGAAAAGTAAACAGATTTGGTGGGCCTGGCCCATATTCGCACGTACATGGTCACGTGGAGACCGGAGAGAAAAGGAATCGTTCCATTGATTTTCTGTAACTTTGGATTGGATCGGCCGTTCCCTGCCTTTTCTCCTCTTCCGCTGTACGTGTTCGTCTAATCTCATTGACTCTGGCACTGCGTCTCTGCCTCCTCACGAACGACGCCAGGACTGCGGCAGGTACATCTGGTTGCGCCCTCTTCCTCTCTTCCCTCGCATGATCTTCGTCCTATTTCTTTCTTTTCTCATCCTGATTCCCAATTTCTCGATCGATTGACAGATTGACAGATTAACACGACATTGTTTTTAGGGCGCTCAAATCATTGCGTCCACTTTGCCAGATTAGATTATATAGAGAAGGTATTATTCCATGCCCTAGCAAATTCTCATTATATTAGATGGTCTTCTGCACTTAATctaatgttttaattagttttgcGGTAATTTTAAAAACTAATTGTTCTTTTCAATTTCAGCAGGGTCATGTCGAGTTCAGGTAGAAAGTATACATCCAGAAGtcataaaaggaaaaaagaaggagGCAGATTAAGAGAAAGAAGCATTGAGCGGATCTCTTTTTAAATATTATAAGAGCGATACGAGCACGCCAAAAAATCCAGACGAGTTGGTGATAGTTCTTGCGGGTGACCAAACTAATGGCAATCAAGAAGATGATGGTCATACTCCTATAGAAGGCAATGTTGACGTCAACATGGATGATAGCAATGTGAGTGATCATGAGCCCATATTTAATTCATATGCGGTAGaatctactagtgttgatgaggaacAAGTTAGTGTGGATATTTATGACCCAAGCAATTGGGGTAATCTTGATAACAAAGCGAGGGACATATTAGTGGAAAAGGGGCCTAAAATGGAAGAAGAAAACAATAAATATCCTTTGGATGAAAATTCAAGACATTTTTCGTATAGCCATTATTACTCCAGAAAGATGAGCAATGGAGAGGTGCGTGATAGGAAATGGTTATTTTTTCAAAACACACAAAGAAAGTGTTTCGTTTTCGCTGTAAGCTTTTCAATTCTGATAAATGCAAGAGTGCAATGGGGAATGATGGTTTTTGTGATTGGAGGCATATTAATGAAAGACTGAAAGAGCACGAAGCTAGTGATTTTGCATCTCAGAATGTTAGGAGAAATATTTGAAGCTATATGTAATACATTATGTGATATGCACAATCATTTTGGATGCACTTTCTTTGATACAAATTATATGTACATACGATGATTATTAATAGGCATTTATACTAAGGGCCCCAAAGGGCCCCAGATTGTCGTTTcaccccgggcccccaaaatcttaGGACCGGCCCTGCGTCCACATATTGTAAGTGAGAAATTCCATTAGGAATGAGATGAGAACTAACAGGCGAAATATGTCCAGCAGCCGCTGCACGAGCCAGAATGCGGGAGAGAGCATCAGCCACAAAGTTGAAAAGCAGGGGAGACGCCGGATCCCCTTGTCTCAAACCCCTACCATTCGCAAAGAAATTACTGGTCTGCCCGTTAACAGCCACCGCCGTATGACCCCCAGAGACAAGTTGCATCAGACGGTGGACCACCGAGCCATCGAATCCCTTGGCCAACAACACTTGGCAAAGGAAGCTCCAACTCACCGAATCGTAAGCCTTTTCAAAATCGAGCTTGAGAACCAGAGCCTTGGTGTTCTTGCTGCGAAGGTCATGGATAATTTCGTTTAGGCAAAGCAACCCATCCAGGATGTATCTTCCCTTAATGAACGCGGATTGGAAAGGGCTAATGACCCGATGAGCGATCGGGGACAGTTTAATAGCCAAACCCTTGGCTGGGATCTTAGCAAAGTTGTTAATGAGAGCAATAGGCCTAAATTGGGAGATTAGGTCAGCGCCTTTGACTTTAGGAATGAGGGTAAGAACTGTGTAGTTCAGTCTCGAGATGTCTACAGTCCCCAACCAAAAGCCTTGAGTAATAGCCAAGATTAGGCCTTTTAATTGAGGCCAGAATTGTCGGAAAAAAGGAATGGAAAAGCCGTCAGGGCCTGACGCTGCATTATAATTGGCAGAACGAATCGTCTCGAAAATTTCCTCCTCCGAAGGGGGAATTAGAAGGCTTTCATTGTCAGCGCTCGAAAGTTGATCACGCGGGGACCAGAAGGACGCAACCAACTTAAATCCTAGCTTGGGTTTAGCCGCTAGAAGGTTAGAGAAGAAGGAGACCACATGCCGCATAATCACCGGTGGGTCAGAGGTCCTGACACCATCAATAATAAGGCTATCAATAAAGCACCTTCGCCGTCTACCATTAGCAATAGCAAAGAAATACGCCATGGGCAAATCCCCCTTGAGGGTCCAATTGATAGTACCACGTTGTTTCCAGTAAATTTCCTCCTGCCTATGAATGGCCAACAACGCCTCTTCTAAACCATATCGGGATTGCCATTCATCCGGGGACAACCCAACTGAATCCGCGCATTCGTCTAGAACGCCTATCTAAGCCACCAGCCTTGCTTTGTCACGCCTTGACTCAGCAAAATGGTTTTTGGACCAACCTCTAAGGAATTTACGCAGAAAATAAGAGCATTGGTGCCAGTCATCCATCGGGCCAAAAGACCGACGGTTCAAAGAAAGGAAGGACAAATTTTTTGAGCCACCAAACCATTGAAACCCTCGACCTGAAGCCAGGAAGCATCAAAATGAAACCTCGAGACACCCATAGTGCGTGATCCATCATCTAGAATCAGGGGTGTGTGGTCAGAACCAACAGAGGCAAGGGCCTTAAGACTACCATGAGGGAAAAGCGGGTCCCATCTCGGACAAACAAAAACTCTGTCAAGAACTAAGCGGATGGGGGGCGGGGTGATGATTAGACCACGTGTACCGGGCTCCGACCCTAGGTATCTCACGAATAGCCATATCCCTAATGAAGCCATTGAACGCATCAGCCAAGGGCCACGAGAAGTTAGGAGAGCTCTTGTCGGAGGGAAATCGAAGCAAATTAAAATCACCCCCAATCAACAAAGGAAGCTGGCAAGATTCAATCTTAATACTAAGCTCATCCAAAAAAGCATAAGACATAGCATGGTCAGCCGGACCATAAACCACCAAGATTTCCACCAAGGAGTTGAGAGAACGAATGGAGACCACCGTGCTAGCCCAAAAAGTGCCATGGTCGAAAGCCACGAAATCAAAAGTATCTTTTTTGGATCCAAGTAAAAAACCGCCCGAGTGACCAGCCGAGGCCACAAAATTCCAATGGAATCTATCTATCCCAGCAATAGCCGATAATTCACTAGCAGAAAAGGAAGATTGGAAAGTCTCGACAAGGCCAATAAAATCTACATTCTCAGATCGAACTAGGTCCTTAAGTTGGTCTCTACGCCCCCTAGCACAGAAACCTCTAATGTTCCAGAAAAATGCCTTCATTTATACGACAAGTTTTTGATACGGAGACTCGACCTGCTCGGGGCGACGCAAGATTTTGATTGTTTCCCTACCCCGCGTTTAGAGACCATCGAGGGAGCATGACTCTTGTCATATCCCCCCTCGTCCCCACTGGCCACCACCAGTGGGGCGCCCGAGCCCTCCCTAGCCTCCTTGACTTTCACAATATCCGCCTGAGCGATTTAATTTGCCCTAATGATACCAAGAACAGACGAAGGAGAACCCAAACTAGAATCTAAACAGATACCCACATCATTTAAAATATTAAGCAAGTGATCATCATATTGAGAAGGGAGAACTAAACAAACAGGAGAGGGAATcgtggaggggggaggggaagggaggaaAGGACGAACCTGCAGGGGGCAGATCCCGAGCCGCCGCATGCCGAGCAGCCCGATCGACCACCCGCTCACCACTGTTGGAGACACGGCCACTTTTGCGAGCCGTGGACGCAGGCGAACGCACAGGAATAGGGCGCACACGACTAGGAGAGGCTGCAGCAGAAGACGGACCCGAGGCCATAGCCAAGTCAGCCTCCAGCCGGCGGTAGAGCCCAGCCGCAGGCAAGACATCGAGGGAGCCATGAATGCACAGGGGGTCGATGCACCAAACCCGGAGCCGGGCCGGCCCCAGGATCGCCAAAGATTCTTGCTCAACTTCAATGGGTTTGCCAATAAGTACTCCGAAAGCCATcaggaaagccatggtgcgcaTGGTAGGAGGGACATCTTCTACCAGCACCCACACATCAGACAAGGAAGAGATAGTCATGGATCCATTAGAGGCAGCTTTAACCGAGACCACGAGTTGATTCAGAGGCAGAGTGAAGCCAGAGCAAGAATGTCAGGacaccgactcaatgccacatcgatctagcatgtaacacctcatatcactttgcggcctcacgcacggtgttcccacgggtgtcgccttacctttgcccggaaccgtttgcgtcttttgacacacgtatatgatagtgtcgctagcatccatatgataagaagcccgggctgacatggctagtcgtaaacccaaagtggcacaaacctacagggacaggcatccatgacccaacatcgaacgtgtcggtcagcagcgagtgaatccaggctgtagcactgggctagcaggactccggtgaaccgagctgtagcgggctaacaggactccggtattcatcgcgtgacattcccccgaagggacagacacaggaacgaagaaggacacatgccgaccagcctaagtgttccggagcagtagcaagctaccatggctcagtggaaacactaggagacatttcccggtaagagaggctactaaaggtaaacaactagatagtcagatcccacacataccaagcatttcaataacatacacacaatatgctcgatatgtgcaaatacaacatggcatcacaacatgactctacaactcaagtatttattcattaggctccgaggagcgagatattacaaacatgggtctcatgacccaacaatcagagcatacaagtcaaagcacaaacagaagctatcatgtctgagtacagacaactataaatgaaaaaggctgagaagcctgactatctaccagatcctactgagggcacaagatcgtagctgaggtaacaagctaaatgtcgaagtccacgcggaactactagtgagaccgaagtctctctgcaaaagcataaaataggcaaacgtgagtacaaatgtacccagcaagacttacatcagaactaactacatatgcatcattatcaacaaaggggatggtggggtttaactgcagcaagccagctttgatgcggtggctatcctaaactacgactgcaagtaactcttttgaggtggcgcacacgagtccacatattcaccatatcaatacaccactatggatcccctcccgtctccctacgagaacgccatccatagcactcacgcttatcttgcgcattttaaagtatccactttcacttgtctatgaactgatataagcaacccagaagtccttttccgcggacacggctattcgaatagataatgttaaccctgcaggggtgtacttcttcatacatgtttccaccacttagcgtctgcacacgacatgtgctcggcagacttcaagcgaaagccgacgtgggtgtagaccacgacctacctaaacactcaagtctctagtccaggtttatcgcctattcgggttccatccacgaggagatccggccggagtttcgctcacagccccaaacgatgtgaacagggttcccgagacaccaaacgggcgctcggtacaccgtgccacgtgcctaccgcatcacagcccacccctccggtcagcgctgcccacggcctccagcctactacaaacatcagaaactacttgcaactcctggacagaggacaagggtgaataagaagtcgagcggggtcatatttcagggcccaatgtatggtagtagctgaatcatggatcacaaacacagagctcagttcctgaggacggcttcaacgagacaacccaccatgtactcctacatggcctctcaccgctacctttaccaaatcgtattcacacactttgctcacacacaataggacatgttcatacacctctgattcatccccgatgaatcagacctgactcaactctaagcagtagcaggcatgacaaacaagcatgaatgagtaggcacaacagggctcaaacaactcctactcatgctagtgggtttcatctatttactgtggcaatgacaggtcatgcagaggataaaggggttcagctaccacaacaagtaacagttgaatcgttgttgttctaatgcagtaaaagagagcaggagcgagagagtaggattgtatcggaatgaacaagggggttttgcttgcctggcacttctgaagatagcattgagtcttcatcagtgtcaacgatcacatcatcggtatcacgtctatcaagaggggacaaataccggcaacacaaaagggaacataatcaatgcaatgcacaatatgatgcatgatcatgacatggcaaaatgaatgtgttttgggctaatgcatatAGCAACAAGTTagatggggttggtttgaatacaagattcaaattcaaactccatatgtgattatttaaatgccctttatttgttttgtccaaaacagaggacagacattgttcaaacatgcatgaaaatggtacagatggattcctttaatttttctgataatttttcatatataaattatttgatttggagttacggttgaatttctatgaatttttgaagttttaaatcattttctgaatttcctgaataatattaaatccagaaaatctattactgcgtcagcatgacttcacagtgacgtcagcaagtcaacggcgttgtccaggtcaaatctgacctgtgggacccgcgtgtcagtgactcagttggttaaccaggttgattagggttaaactaatactaacgaaaatgtcagtggggctgggcccacatgtcagtggcttaaataattaactaaattaattagtgttaactaatctaacatctaaactaattaacaggggctggccccacctgtcatcgacccaggggggggggttccgccgtggtcaagtgggtcaaccccaccggcgacatgacgccggcgaggccagatacggcggcgggcttcggaaatcgcccttagggcatcatttcgagcgtggttagttgcattcaaacgcacgcagtggcacgcgtcgaacggtggtggtggccggacctatggtggccagagccgacgacggcgagctccaaggcggcggccggagttcgggtgtgcttggaatcggcgttgtggtgcacggtgagACGAACGTGTGGGCTAGATCGGCTCCTGGGAGCAGCGTGAGCGCGATGACATGCTCAGGGGCAAGCTGGGCTTGCTCAAGCCATGGTGACGACTTCGCCAGCGGCGAGCACAACTTGGCTATGTGCATCTGTGGCTAGGGCGCGAAATCGacgcgggaagaagaggggaatcgaccggaggctcacaggggttgcgacggtggcctcggggagctcggggaggcgttaatgagggcacacggtcgccggcgatctcggcggccgaagcttgaagaagaggtcggggaagccgctgcagggcgcgtccgctcgtgtggcttggcggggacggtgtagaggtcagcggcggagcttctggaactggcggaagggtgagggagggctggtggctgcggctatggcgaacggcggcgacggcgactctcgggtgagctcggggaagggagtcaggggagggagagagggtgcagcgagtgagggagaggtgagagggggtcggagaggcgcgtggcgtcaccggggcgtcgaggaggaagcaggaggtggccaggggaagcaggaggtggccgaggcctctcgggcgcgcgccacgcctcggtccttctggcgaggaggaagacgacagggggagtggagatgggctgggccgtgctgggccaggtaagtgggcgccaggtaagttaggtaggtggcctggtggccttctctccctttcttttatttcctcttttctatttctattttctgtagtttgttttgatttagttttagacactaaatcattttttataaatcctgagaataattgtggacat
This genomic window contains:
- the LOC123155564 gene encoding citrate-binding protein, with translation MAPRALSWISVSLLVFLASWSCAAARGARAPKAADPTYGFTSVRLDESNFVLQCPYYEASGARYSFDGTVRKLWVLASDKPHARQSHTSPRTEIRMAGYDYSSGVWQFEGYGYVPSGTTGVSIMQVFGAGETATTLMLHVYDGALRYYDRQLVEDSIYDRWFRLNVVHDVEASTLTVYIDGEQKLHVQGRGGDSHYFKFGVYAQNHDSSCMESRWKDVRIFKKH